One stretch of Malus domestica chromosome 14, GDT2T_hap1 DNA includes these proteins:
- the LOC139191503 gene encoding S-protein homolog 5-like has product MAFFARNALLLMLLMLILIMSDAVTVVIENYLWDQSGDSPLKVHCKSKDDDLGVHAVPLADSYEFKFHPNIWRTTLFYCSFEWQGQLHHFDIYDQGRDGGCVLDDSVCLWRIQVNGPSRFNGYTGSYDLLYAWKD; this is encoded by the coding sequence ATGGCCTTCTTCGCAAGAAATGCACTGCTGCTAATGCTGCTTATGTTGATTCTAATTATGTCTGATGCAGTAACTGTTGTGATCGAAAATTATTTGTGGGATCAATCGGGCGACTCGCCACTGAAAGTTCACTGCAAATCCAAAGACGATGACCTTGGTGTCCATGCCGTCCCCCTTGCTGACTCCTACGAATTTAAGTTCCATCCAAACATATGGCGGACCACGCTATTTTATTGCAGCTTTGAGTGGCAGGGCCAACTTCACCATTTCGATATATACGACCAAGGAAGGGATGGAGGTTGTGTACTAGACGACAGCGTTTGTTTATGGCGGATACAAGTGAACGGTCCGTCCAGGTTCAACGGCTATACTGGCTCATATGATCTTCTGTATGCATGGAAGGACTAG